The DNA window CCGCTGGCGCCAGGTCTGGGCCCTCACGCGCGAGGAGTCGTCGCTCGCGCAGCCGCTCGCGTCGGGGCTCCCGTACCGCGCAGCCGAGGCCGTGTGGGGCGTCACCCACGAGTTCGTCCACTCGCTCTCGGACCTGCTCATCCGCCGGCTCAAGGTGGCCTTTGAAACACGCGACCTGGGACGGGGCGCCGCGCAGGTGGCGGCCAGCGTCATGGCGCCTCGGCTGGGGTGGGATGCGGCGGAGACACAGCGGCAGCTCGACCTGTATGCCGCCGACGCGCTGCGCATCTTCGGCGTCGACTCCGCCGAGGCGTGAGGGGCTCGCTCTCCCGTCCCCTCCGTCTTCCTGTGTACGCCCGGGAGTCTCAGCCCCTGAGAGAGTCGTTTGCCGCCTGACAGGCTCGCGAGCGGCCGTCCTACCAGCGTGATTAACTTCGAGGTGGGGAACGGGAATCGCTGTCCTCCCGTTCACACCGGCCGTTGAAGCCGCGCCGGAGCACGCGACGTACCAACCCGTTGGCCGGGGCGTTCAAGGAGAGTCACGATGAAGCGTTGGGTCTGGCTGGGGGTGCTCGGAGGGGTGATGGCATGTACCAAGGTGCCAGGCAACAAGCCCGTCGAGCCCGAGAACGTCTGTCCTGGAACCGAGCAGCTCTCGCTGTCGACTCCTCTTCAATCCCAGAAGGCACAGCCTCAGGAGGATGGAGCGGAGTCGGTGCTCATCACCTACCGCCCGCGTGCCTCCGTCAGCGCCAAGGTCAGCGCGGATGCCTTCGCCGACGAAGCCCGTCGCATGGGCGCGGACGTGAAACATCGCTTCTCCAGCATCAACACCGTGGCCGCTCGGGTGACGCCCGAGACGCGCGCGGCGCTGGCCCGCAACCCCGACGTGTTGCACGTGGAGCCCGACCGCCCGGTGCACGCGTTCGCGCTGCCCTCGAGCGTGCTGCCTTCGCTGGTGCTCGGCGTGGGGCCCAACACGAGCGGCTCCACGGGGGAGTACACCCAGGGCCTGAAGCAGGTGCAGGCCCCGGATGTCTGGGACAATGGCGGCGACGGAGTCCTGGACACCAACGCACCGACAGGGTCGGGCATCACGGTTTGCGTCATCGACAGTGGCTGGGACAACCGTCACCCGGAGCTTGCCGCGGCGTACGCGGGGGGCCGGGACTTCCTCGACAACGATGACGAGCCGCTGGACCAGGGCAAGGAGAACGGCGTCATCGTCTGGGGCGGCGGTCACGGCACCCACACGGCGGCCACCATCGCGGCGCAACTGGGGGCGGGCGCACACGTGCGTCCTGGAGAAGATCCCAACGGCGTCGTGGGCGTGGCGCCCACCGTGAAGCTGCTGATTGCCCGGGTGCTCAACACCAACGGGGACGGCAGCACGTCCGCGGTCATCGCGGCCATGGAGTGGTGCATCTCCAAGGACGCGAACATCGTCTCGCTGTCGCTGGGGTCATCGGAGCCCTCGGAGGCGGAGCGGCTGGTCTTCGAGAAGGCGCATGCCGAGGGCCTGGTGGCGGTCGCCGCCACGGGCAACCGGGGCACGCCGAATCCCTCCTATCCCGCGGCCTATGCCACGGTGATTGGCGTGGGCGCGGTGGACTTCAACGGCGAGCGGGCGTCCTTCTCGCAGTACGGCCCGTTCGTGAAGCTGGTGGGGCCGGGCGTGGGCGTGCTGAGCGCGACCATCATGGGCGGCGCCCCCTACGCGGACGTCCAGTCCGACGGCACGCGCTACCCCTCCGAGCCGCTGGAGTACACCGCCGTCGGCGCGTACACGGGGAAGCTGGTGCACTGCGGCCAGGGCGAGCGCGTCGCCTCGTGCGGCGAGGGCGCGACGTGTGACGGCTTCGTGGCGCTGGTGGACCGCGGCGGCGGCATCCTGTTCCAGGAGAAGGCGCTCAACGCCATTCGCGCGGGGGCCAAGGCCATCATCATCGGCAACAACACCACCGAGGATGGAGCGGGCAACTTCACGCTCACCGACCCGGAGGACTACTGGGTGCCGACGACGTCCGTCACGCTCGCCTCCGCCAACACGTTCCGGGGCATGGTGGGCCAGCAGGTGACGGTGGACGTCACGGGCCTGGACTACATGCGCCAGTCCGGCACCTCCATGGCCACGCCCCACGTGGCGGGTGTCGCCGCGCTGGTGTGGAGCGCTTGCCGCGCGCTCACCCATGAGCAGGTCCGCGACATCCTGTTCGAGAGCGCGGCGGACCTGGGCGACACGGGCCGTGACGACCTGTATGGCCACGGCCTGGTGCAGGCCAAGCGCGCGGTGGACCTGGCCCTCCAGCGCTGCCCGCCCCCCGCGCCCTGAGGCGTCATCGGGTAGGGCGCGAGAAGCTTCGCGCCCACCCGAGCCTTCCTCGGCGGCATTCCTGGGCCCCGGGTGACGAGAGACTCCCTCCTGACAGGTCGAGTCCTCCGGGTTTCATCCAGGTCACACCCCATCTGTCTGAACCCCCCAGGTTGCACGCCCGCCATCCAGGTTCTGTCGGACCCAGTCACATGGGCGGGGGGCAACCTTGTTGGCCGACTCGCGGTGTTGGTATGAGCAGGCCATGTCTGCCCATTCCGCCCGGCCGGGTGCCGCGCCGGTGCACGCTCCCCGTTTGCATGGGCACCTTCCCGTGCTCGACGGAGTCCGGGGACTCGCCGTCCTCCTGGTCGTCTTCTTCCACACCACGCACCTGAGCGACCAGAGCGCGCTGGGGCGTGCGACGTGGTGGCTGGCGGGCGCGGGGTGGACGGGCGTGGACCTGTTCTTCGTCCTCTCCGGCTTCCTCATCACCGGCATCCTGTGGGAGGCGAAGGGGCAGACGTATTACTTCCGCAACTTCTATGCGCGACGCCTGCTGCGCATCTTCCCGCTGTACTACGCGACGCTGGCCATCTCGTTCCTGGTGCTGCCCCACCTGGCGGGGCGGCTGGGCCTGGATGAGCGCATCAC is part of the Myxococcus landrumus genome and encodes:
- a CDS encoding S8 family serine peptidase, translating into MKRWVWLGVLGGVMACTKVPGNKPVEPENVCPGTEQLSLSTPLQSQKAQPQEDGAESVLITYRPRASVSAKVSADAFADEARRMGADVKHRFSSINTVAARVTPETRAALARNPDVLHVEPDRPVHAFALPSSVLPSLVLGVGPNTSGSTGEYTQGLKQVQAPDVWDNGGDGVLDTNAPTGSGITVCVIDSGWDNRHPELAAAYAGGRDFLDNDDEPLDQGKENGVIVWGGGHGTHTAATIAAQLGAGAHVRPGEDPNGVVGVAPTVKLLIARVLNTNGDGSTSAVIAAMEWCISKDANIVSLSLGSSEPSEAERLVFEKAHAEGLVAVAATGNRGTPNPSYPAAYATVIGVGAVDFNGERASFSQYGPFVKLVGPGVGVLSATIMGGAPYADVQSDGTRYPSEPLEYTAVGAYTGKLVHCGQGERVASCGEGATCDGFVALVDRGGGILFQEKALNAIRAGAKAIIIGNNTTEDGAGNFTLTDPEDYWVPTTSVTLASANTFRGMVGQQVTVDVTGLDYMRQSGTSMATPHVAGVAALVWSACRALTHEQVRDILFESAADLGDTGRDDLYGHGLVQAKRAVDLALQRCPPPAP